CTTTGGTCGCATTTCTTCCAAAACGTAAGTTTCAAGACATTACCGGAATTGCGAACTCAACCTTCACCGACATGGTTAATGACGGTCGCATCATACTGAGAAACAAACTAAACCCTCGTGACAACCCAGAAGTGAACTTGGTTGCGATGTATGAAATCGCAGCTCGTGAAACGTTAGAGAAGCTAGGGTAAGTCATGCGCTTTTCCTCCTTAACCCCGACTAAAAACTACTGCCCATTGTGGCTACACGTCTTCGCGTGGGCAGTCATTCTCGTTCCTCCGTTCTTATAAGAGTTTGAGTTATGACGATGAATAACGCCATATTTGAATTACGTGAACGCAAACAACAATCTTATGACGCTGTTTGTTGTGATTTTGTTGTCAATCACGACATTGAGAAAGTGGCTAGAGCAATTGGCATGGATGGTCAGGCATTGAGAAACATGCTTAATCCAGCGCAGCCACGCCATCTACCCGCGCCAATAATGGCCATGATCTGCAAAGTCACGGGCGACTACACCATCCCAAACACGATTTTTTCAGAAGATGGAGTCGTTACTGTTCCGGTACCACAAACCGCAGAAGAGCAGAAAACCTATCTAGAGAGAGTGCTTCAACTCTCGGCCGATTCGGGTGAGCTTTCTAGCAATGCATTGAATATCTGCAATGCAGAGCGTTTACCGCGATCTACCAAACGCAAAACACTCGCCAAAGCACAAGCGGCTTTGGGCAACCTCGTTTTGCTTATCAATGACCTTGAAAACCGCACCACAGGCCTGCAGCCCCTAGTACAGATGGGCACAGACTTTCTGGCTAATGGTGCGCCTATGCCCGGCTTTGCCTAAGGAGTGACAACCATGAGTCAGTTAGCTACTACACAACAAGAAGAATTCCAAACAACACAAACAACACCAGATGCAGCAGTGAGCATTGCGTCTTGCAGAGCCTTGTTCAATGGCGCAGCGACACGCTGCAAGATCCGCAGTTTTTATAACTCTCTACCCGATAAAACTCGCGGCTTAATCCTGATCGCAGGTGGGATGCCCCCTAGAGACTATCAAAGAGATTTTGACGATTTCACAGACCTAGAGCTGCACAAAGTGCGCAAGGGTATGGGGTATCTGAAAGATGCGATTGTCGGGTTCGACAACAAGTTGGGTGATGTTCGTCGCCTCAAGCATTTCCAATTCAGTAGTACACATTAAACCTAGCCAGCCTTGCCCCTGTAAAAGGGGGCTTTTTTTTCGTCTTAGCGTAGGAGCATAGAAGATGAATACATATGAAAAACTAACCAAAGCAAGAAACCTCATAGATGAAGCGTTAACCGCTAACATTGGTTCTATCGGTAACAAAAGCCTACCTGCTGAAGCATTGGCATATAAACAGAAATTACTTAGTGGTTTGAATACGGATAGAGAAGTATTGGACATCGTTAACGCAATTAATGCGCTGGCGATTGCGAACACTGATGTGATTCATGTGTTTACTGAATTTTCAGGGCATGTAAGACAACTCCAAGTTTATGTTAATCAAGCAAGCACTGATTACCAATCGCATGACCGCAAAAAATTGATGTTCGAATGCGTATACGTTGACAGAAAGAATGCTCTTGAACAGCTTCTATTTATCGAAAGCCAACTAACAGAGCTAATCATTGAAGCCCGTGAAGAAGCCGAAGCAAAAGCAGAGGTGGAAGCATGAGCAACCGCACTATTCATGAACTAAAAATTCAATCCGTCCATTTTGCTGACGTTCTCGCCCACCGCAAAACACACGAAGTCCGCATCAATGATCGTGATTATCAAACGGGTGACTGCTTACACCTGCGTGAAATCGATTTAAACGGTGAATACACCGGACAAGAAGCGAATGCCGAAGTTAGCCACGTTTTACACGGTGGTCAATTTGGTATCGCAGAGGGTTGGTGTGTCCTGTC
This window of the Vibrio neptunius genome carries:
- a CDS encoding phage regulatory CII family protein, with amino-acid sequence MTMNNAIFELRERKQQSYDAVCCDFVVNHDIEKVARAIGMDGQALRNMLNPAQPRHLPAPIMAMICKVTGDYTIPNTIFSEDGVVTVPVPQTAEEQKTYLERVLQLSADSGELSSNALNICNAERLPRSTKRKTLAKAQAALGNLVLLINDLENRTTGLQPLVQMGTDFLANGAPMPGFA
- a CDS encoding DUF3850 domain-containing protein, with product MSNRTIHELKIQSVHFADVLAHRKTHEVRINDRDYQTGDCLHLREIDLNGEYTGQEANAEVSHVLHGGQFGIAEGWCVLSLKSGTSKSALNLICFLRDRLQETCDCIDASHDIIKQSGHTTADAERTANDARAFIDMANELVVKVGGEPCNTQR